AGAGGTACGTGAGCTGGGTTTAGAACGTCGTGAGACAGTTCGGTCCCTATCTGCCGTGGGTGTAGGATACTTGAGAGGAGTTGCCCCTAGTACGAGAGGACCGGGGTGAACGATCCACTGGTGGACCAGTTGTCGTGCCAACGGCAGTGCTGGGTAGCTATGATCGGACAGGATAACCGCTGAAGGCATCTAAGCGGGAAGCCCCCCTCAAAACAAGGTATCCCTGAGGGCCGTGGAAGACCACCACGTCGATAGGCCGGAGGTGTAAGTGCAGCAATGCATTCAGCTGACCGGTACTAATGGCCCGATAGGCTTGATCCGATCCAGGAACAGCAAGGCTGTTCCGATCAGACAAAAGCATACAACCCCTACATTTACTTGACTTGGAAATCGCTGCATCCAGCACGTGAGACGTGTCGGCCCGCAACCTGCTTCGCAGGTCGCTTCCGCCGACCAGACCCACTTGCTGCCTGCAGCAAGTGGGTCTTTCTCGGTTTGGTGGTCATAGCGCAAGCAAAACACCCGGCTCCATTCCGAACCCGGCCGTTAAGTGCTGCCGCGCCAATGGTACTGCGTCTCAAGACGTGGGAGAGTAGGTCACCGCCAAACCTAGCAAGGCCCACACAACCCGTATCTCTCAAAACGATCTCCCCTGTCGCGGGATGGAGCAGCCCGGTAGCTCGTCAGGCTCATAACCTGAAGGTCGCAGGTTCAAATCCTGCTCCCGCAACCAACCCCCCACCAGCCGCCCCTAGGGCGGCTTTCGTGTTTTTGGGCATTCCCATCACGCGGCACAAAACGGGTGTGTTGACCGGCGCGGGGAATGGCCGGCGTCACCTTCGGACATTCGTTCTCCGTCGCACGTGCGCTGCGAGCGAAAGAGAGTTGCCTAACCCTTTGCCTGATCGGGGTCCGTCCGTGGCACTGCGGCAGCAGACCTCGGAGCGACCAGCGCCTCCGGGTGCAGCAAGGACAGCGCGGGCGAGGGGGTGCAGCCGCGCAGTTCGCCGAGGCCTTGCTTCACCTCCTCCGCGACCCGGTCGATCGCGTGATCGACGAGTTGTTCCGGACTGTCGAGCAGCACCTCGATCCGCTGCGCGGCGGTGCCGAGGCGCGCGTCGAGGGCGTCGAGCCTTGCGGTGATCTTCCGCGCCGCCTCGGTGGTCATCTCGCTGCCGCCCTCGCGCAGGGCCCGGACGTCGTCGCGCAGCCCCGTCACTTCCGAGGTCATGGTGCCGATCTCCGTGCGCAGCGGATCGAGCGAGACGAGGTTGCGGGCGAAGCTGCCGGTGATCTCCTCGACGCGGTGGCTGAGCTGCAGCGCGAGAAACAGGCAGAGCGCCACGAGGATCAGCGTCGCGTTCAGCAGCGCCAGCAGCAGGTCCTTGATCGTCTTGCCGAAACTCCGCTCGCGCATGGCGTCGCCCTTCCTCGGTCTGCCCGCGTTCACCCTAGGTAAGGCACGGCGGTCTGGCAATCTTGCCCGCAGCCTGGGCAAGGGGCCCGGCTGCGGGAGGTGGCTAGATGCGGGCCCAGTTCAGCTTCGGCTCCGCCGCCGCGTCGTTTGTCGGCGCTGCACTGCCACGCAGCTTCTTCTTCGCGCCCACCCCGTCGCCGCGCGGGACCTTCCCGGTGCTCATCGCGAGCGCCAGCACGCCCGACGCGATGGCCGTGGCGGCGGAGGTGCCGCTGAACCGGCAATAGTAGGAGCGGTAGTCGGGCAGCGTGTTCTCGGCCGGCAGGATCTCGGGGAAGGGGCTGCCGTTGTAGCCCGCCGCGCCCGGCACGTCGGTGCTGATCACGTCCAGCGCCGAGAAGGGCTCGCTCTCTTCGAGCGTGCCCGGCGCATGGGTGTTGGCGTGGAAATCGGGCGAGGTCTGGTCGAGCCGGACGATCTCGCTGTCGAGCCGCTCGCTGTCGCCGCTGGGGGCATAGAGCGTGATCGGCAGCGCGTCCGTTCCGATGTTCGAATAGCCGGCCCGCGTGCCGAGGCTGGTGTGCGCGCCCACGAGGATGATGCCGTTCCTGTCGCTCGCGAGCAGGCCCGGGTAGAGCATCGTGGTGTCCCCGCCATTGCCGCTGGCACAGAGGATCGGCCGGGTCATCGACATCGCCGGCACGAGGTCGTGCAGCGAATCCCAGAGCGTCTCCTCCTCGGGGCTGACGGTGACCGGGTGGGTCTCGCGCAGCAGCGCGAGCTCGGCCGGGTCCACCGTCCCGCCCTTGCCGAGCGCGCCGGTCAGCGGGCTGCGCCAGGGGTCGGGAAAGTCGCGCGCCAGCACGATGAGATCGGCGTCGATGATATGCGCGTAGAGCATCGCGGCGAGGAACTGCTCGGGGTCCGGATCGAAGCTGGTCGAGATCGGGACGATCTCGCAGGTGGGGTCGATGCCGATGTAGGGCAGCCCGTGGCCGGCAAGCGGGCTGTCGACCTGAAGGTCCTCGTCGTTGGGCAGCGGCGTCACCGTCGTGCCGACGAGCTGGACCATCTCGGGGGGAACGGGCCGCGCGCCGATCAGCCCCGCCATGGCCGTGCCATGTCCGGAAAAGGCGGCGGAGGTCGCCGGGAAGACGCGCTGTGCGGTGACGGCGGCGTCGCGGGCGGCGACGTCCTCCTTGGCGAGATGGGCGGTCAGTTCGGTGAAGAGCGCCTTCGCGCGGGCGTCGCCGATGGGCTTGGCGGCGGCGAGCAGGTCCTTGAATCGACTGCCGTTTGGCTCGGGGAAGGTGCCGAGCCGGCTGGAGAAGAAGTCCACCGCGAGGTCCCAGGCGATGGCGCCGTCGAGGTTGGGGTGACCCGGCGTGACCGAGACGTCGATCAGCGCGACGCGGGTCCGCCGACCGCCGGCCGTCACCCGGTCCTCCGCCTCGCCCCATGCATCGCTGTCGAAGGTCGCGACGCTGTCGATGAGGCCAAGCGTGAAGAGATGCCAGAGCGCGTGGTAGCCGTCGTAGCGGCCCGATCCGCGGGTGCTTTCGGGAGGGGTGATGCGTGCCATGTCCGCTCCTCCGCTCAGAGCCATTCCGCGCGTGAGCGCAGCATCTGTTCCTCGAGCACCACTTCCAGCACCGGGGTCAGCATCCGGGCCAGGTCGTGCCCGCATTTCGTGTCCGCCGGGTAGTGGATGCCCGCCCATTCGCGGTTCTCGGCGATGCGGCGGGCGCTGCGGAAGAGCTCGACGATGCCGGGGTGCTCGGGCAGGACGCGGCTGAAGACGAAGGCGATGGAGAAGGACTGCAGCGAGTGGTTCGACGGCCAGGAGGCATGCGCGGGCACCGGGATGAAGGGGCGCAGCCTCGGTTCCACCGCGCTCGGGCGGGGGACGTTGAAGCGTTCCTTGTAGCGCATCCCCACCTCCTCGGCGAGCCGCGCCACCATCAGGAAAAGCGCCGTGGTATTGTCGTAGCCAGAGAGGTTCTCGACCCCGAGCGGCCGCACGTAGCCCGACAGTTCCAGCTCGGCCTCCCGCAGGATTTCCTCCTGCCGGCCGCGATGGGCATCGTCGTTGCGCAGGGACTGTTTCTTCAAGAGGCTCACCGTCTGCGAATGCAGCACCGACAGGGCGGGAGGCCGGCCGATCGGCAGGTCGATCCAGTATTGGCGCAATTGGTGCAGGCGCTCTATTTCGCGCCACGGCAGCAGGATATCCCCGTATTCATAGGAGGCGCTGCCGTTTTCGACATTGGTGCGATTGCGGTTCCGGTTCCGGTTTCTGTTCCGGTTGCGATTGCGGTTCCTGTTGCGGTTCCGATTGAGCACCGAGGACGCGCCACCGCTGCCGGCGGCATTCGCGGTCAGGACGGGGCCGCCGGTGGGCGGAGGGGCCGCGGTGGTGGAGGGGCGTGTCAGCTCGAAACTGTCGCCCACGGCCAGCAGCCAACTCGTTCGCAGCGTCTTTCCGAATGAAGACATGACTCTCCTCCAATGACTTCAGCAAATCGCCTTTTTCAAGCCGGCGGACAAAATGAGCCGTCCGGTTTCATCATTCACCGCCATGCGATTTCGGTCCACCCAATTCGGCGAGAAGTCGGGGTCCATTTCGCGGATCCGGTTGATGAGATCGCGCGCCCGGTCCAGTTCCCCCAGGTGCGCGAGGCTGATCGCGGTATAGCGCAGCGCGGCACCGTAGCGGGGCCTGCGGGCCAGCACGCGCAGCCCATGCGCGCTGGCATTGGCAAAGCGGCCCTCCAGCGTCTCGATCATGCAGCGCGTCTGCTCGTAGGTGAAGGCGAAGGGGCTGCAATGCCCCAGCGCCTCGGCCCGACGCGAGGCGGTGGAGGCCAGGTCGTAGCGCGCGGTGTATAGAGCGTGCAGCGCCAGGTGATCCCAGCTGATCGCCATGAACGGGTTGATCTCCACGGCGCGCTGCAGCAGCAGTTCGGCGCCCAGCATGTCGTGCAGCACGTAGCCCTTGGCGTGACCGGCCAGCGCCATGGCGACGCCGTTCCAGGGCTGCTCCGCCTCGACGCGGGCGATCAGGTCCGCGGTCTCCTCGGCGACCTCGGGCGAGAAGCTCTGCCAGTGCTCGCCGACGGTGAAGGTGTTCAGGTAGGCGAGGATGCTCAGGTAGCTGGTGTTGCGGGTCTGCCCGTAGGCGCGCTGCAGCTCGGCCTTCAGCGCGTCGAGCGCACCGTGGTCGAGGCGGAACATCTCGACGATGGCGTGAAAGGGCGAGATGACCGCGCCCCGGGCGCTCTCCTCGAAGGACATCAGCGTGTGGCAGACCCGGTCGATGCCCTCGCCGATGAACCGCGCGAGCCGGTCGTTCTCGACGTTGATCTGCATCTTGTCGATCGGTTCCGAGGCGAGCGACCAGAGCAGGCTGTTGTCCGTCCCGCGCAGCGCAGCGAGCCGCAGGCCGGCGGTCTCGCCGAAGCTGCTGCAGCCCATGCGCAGGTAGATGTCCGGACGGTTGTGCAGCGTGTCCGCGTCGCCCGAGCCGCCGGGTGTCTCGCGGAAGTCGTTGATCGTGACGTCCACGAGGTGCTGGGTGCCGAATATCAACTGCTCGAGCAGCGTGTCGGCCTGAAAGCGCAGCAGGCTGTCCGCCGGCTGGCCGGCGCAGGGAAGCAGGCCTATCACGAAGCCTCGGCGCGGCGGCTCGACCGGGGCTTCGGCGAGGATCGCGGGGCGCGTCGGGGCAGGGGCGTCGAGCGCCTCGAGCCGGTCGCGCCAATGGCTGCGCTGCACCCGCAGCCAGTCCTCGAACTCGTCGTCGGCCGAGCGCAGGTCGAGCCCCTCGAGCAGGTCCGGCACCGCCGCGCCGAGATGCGCGCGCAGCTGCTGCGCCTCAGAGGGATCGTCGAGCGCGCGGACGTCGACCCAGAGATCGTCGAGGCGCAGCGTCACGTTGGTGCTGTCCGAGGTCACCAGCGCCTCGCCCGGAACCTTCAGCACCTCGCCCAGGTCGCGCCGCAGCGCGTAGAGGGCGCTGCGCAGGCTCTGCGAGGCATAGTGCGCGTCCTTGCGCGCCCAGAGCAGGCTTTGGAGGCGCGAGCGGTGCATGGTGCCGCGCGGCGCGAGCGCAAGCATGGCGAGCAGGGCCTGCGCCGGCTGGCTCTGGGGCGTGCAGTCCCGCCCCTCACGGTCCAGCAGGCAAAGCGGGCCGAGAAGGTGGAGCTTAGCAATAGGTCCCTGATCAATAGGCGTGTTCGAATCCTGCTGCCGCATCTCGCACAACCTGACGGCGATATCGCGGCGTATCATGCGTCAGGGGCGGGTAGCCGTCAGCAAAAATTGCTTGCCCCGTGCTCTTCTGCGGGTCGGCGTGTCCGGAAAGGCCGGCGCTGCCGGTTCCCTGGACGCGGGAAGGCGCCGGGCGGACCCGGCGCCTTCCTGGATGTCGTCCGGGCCGATCGGCCCGGCATCCGGGGTGCGTGGTTACGACACGATGTCGAGCACGCGGCCCTTGATCTGGCCGTCGCTCTCGTCGGTGTAGATCAGCGCGCGAAGGCGCGACACCTGCTCGGCGCTCAGGACGGTCAGGTCGGCTTCCGGCGCGATCGTCTCGACGCGCGAGATCTCGGCGGGGGTGAGGCCGGGGACCATGTTCTCGCCCATGGCATTCAGCAGGCCGCGCAGCTCGGTGTCATCCATGCCGCTGTTGATCATCGCCAGCGCGTCGGCGCGCTGTTCGCCGGTCATCATCATGACGGTCTCGCTCGGCAGGTAGGCCTCGATCTGGGCCAGCTGCTCGGCCGAGAAGGTGCTCGGCGCGCGCTCGGTCATGGCGATGGACTCGATGGTGGAGCGCTTGAGTGTGTCCGACTCGCCGCTGTTGGCCACGCTGAAGGCATCGTTCAACTGCTGCTCGCTCAGCGCCGAGACATCGACGTCGGGGGCGTAGGTGTTGATCAGGTCGGTCTGAGCCTCGCTGGCCGCGAAGGCGCCGGTGGCAAGGGCCGAGGTGAGGGCGGTGATGGCAATGAAACGTTTCATCGTTAAATCCTCCGGTTCGGTGTTCCAGGAAGCGACGACGCGGGATGGCGTGTCGCATCTGGCCTCACAACACGGCGCGCCCGGGCCGCGTTCCGCCCGGTGGAGGTGGCAAGTTTCCGTGTCCGGGTGGCGCTGGTGCTTGACGGCTCCGGAATGGGGGCCAGATGCGCGCAAACGTCTGGGACAGCTACAAGTTCCGTAACGTCACGTCGCGCCGGATCAGCTTTCCTTGATGTTCCGAGGTCGCGCGTGATCCCCGGCGGGGCGGCTTTGCCCGGACTCGGCTTGTATCGGCCCGCGGGTGCGCGTATACGACCCGCCAACCGAGGAATTCCCGCAAGGCAGACCTGCATGACCAACCCGCTCCAGTTCATTCAGCAGACGCGGTCCGAGATCGGCAAGATCGCCTGGCCGACCCGTCGCGAAGTGGTGCTGACCACGATCACCGTCTTCGTCATGGCGACGCTGACGGCGGTGTTCTTCGCGCTGGTCGACATCCTGATCCGCACCGGCCTGCAGGGCCTGCTCTCCTTCTTCGGCTGACCGGAGGGGCGCCCGCGCGCCCGTCCTCGCACGGCATGGGGGCCTTGCCCCCGCCCGCCATTCGGCGGACTCCCCCGGGATATTTGCGCCTGTTGGAAAGGGCGCCGGCGCACGCCGGTGCCGGATGTCGGTGACTTTGCGGTCCCGGCCTTGAAATCACGGCGCAGGGGGGGTAGTCCACACTCCACTTTCCCATGGCGGGCGTGCAGCGATTCGGTTGCACGCCGGTTTTCTTTTGGGGTGGGGCGCATCCGCGCCCAGACGGCAGCACGCCGGAACGGCGCGCATCTGAACGGACGGCCCCTTCGGGCGGTCAAGGTAACGAAGAGGGGCCAGATGGCGAAGCGGTGGTATTCGGTGAGCGTTCTGTCGAACTTCGAGAAGAAGATCGCGGAACAGATCCGGCAAGCGGTGGCCGAACAGGGACTTGAGGACCAGATCGACGAGGTTCTCGTTCCGACCGAAGAGGTCATCGAGATTCGTCGTGGCAAGAAGGTCACGACCGAGCGCCGCTTCATGCCCGGCTACGTGCTGGTGCACATGGAAATGTCCGACCGGGGCTACCACCTGGTCAACTCGATCAACCGGGTGACCGGTTTCCTTGGCCCGCAGGGCCGCCCGATGCCGATGCGCGACGCCGAAGTTCAGGCTGTCCTCGGCCGGGTGCAGGAAGGCGAAGAGACCCCGCGCACCCTCATCCACTTCGAGGTGGGCGAGAAGGTCAAGGTCAACGACGGCCCGTTCGAGGGCTTCGACGGCATGGTCGAGGGTGTCGACGACGACAACCAGCGCCTGCGCGTCTCGGTGTCGATCTTCGGCCGGGAGACCCCGGTCGAGCTGGAATTCACTCAGGTCTCGAAACAGATCTGAGCGTCTCGGCGGGGCTTGCCCCGCCTTTCAGGTGGGAGGCGAGGGCAGCGCGCTGTCCGGACCACACCACGCCAAGCAATCCCTTGCGGACGCGTCCGTGAGGATTTGGATAAAGGAGAGGCCAGATGGCCAAGAAACTCGCTGGCAAGATGAAGCTGCAGATCCCTGCAGGCAAAGCCAACCCGTCGCCGCCCGTGGGCCCCGCCCTGGGTCAGCGCGGCATCAACATCATGGAATTCTGCAAGGCGTTCAATGCCAAGACGCAGGACATGGAAGTTGGTGCACCCTGCCCGACCGTCATCACCTACTATCAGGACAAGTCCTTCACCATGGACATCAAGACGCCCCCCGCGTCTTACTACCTGAAGAAGGCTGCCGGTCTGAAGCCCGTCGGCAAGCGCAACCGTCCGCGCGGCGCCGAGAAGCCCGGACGTGAGACCATTGCAACCGTCACCGTCGCCCAGGTCCGTGAGATCGCCGAAGCGAAGATGAAGGACCTGTCGGCAAACGACGTCGAACAGGCAATGCAGATCATCCTTGGCTCGGCCAAGTCCATGGGCATCGAGGTTAAGTAAGATGGCAAAACTCGGTAAACGCACCCGCGCCGCCCGTGAAGCCTTTGTCGGCAAGGAAGAGCTGAGCGTCGAAGACGCGATCGCCCTGATCAAGGCAAACGCATCGGCCAAGTTCGACGAGACCGTCGAGATCGCGATGAACCTCGGCGTCGACCCGCGCCACGCAGACCAGATGGTCCGCGGCGTTGTCGGCCTGCCGAACGGCACCGGCAAGACCGTGCGCGTCGCCGTCTTCGCCCGTGGCGCCAAGGCTGACGAAGCCCAGGCCGCAGGCGCGGACATCGTTGGTGCAGAAGACCTGATGGAAATCATCCAGGGCGGCACCATCGACTTCGACCGCTGCATCGCGACCCCGGACATGATGCCGATCGTCGGCCGTCTGGGCAAAGTGCTCGGCCCGCGCAACCTGATGCCGAACCCCAAGGTCGGCACCGTGACCATGGATGTCGCCCAGGCCGTCAAGGACGCCAAGGGTGGCCAGGTCCAGTTCCGGGTCGAAAAAGCCGGCGTGATCCACGCAGGCGTTGGCAAGGCGTCGTTCGACGTCAACAAGCTGGCCGAGAACGTCCGTGCCTTCGTCGGCGCGGTTGCCAAGGCAAAGCCGACCGGCGCCAAGGGCACCTACGTGAAGAAGATCTCGCTCAGCTCGACCATGGGCCCGGGCGTGTCGGTGGACGTCGTCTCGGCAACCGCCGAGTGATCTGATCCGATCCGAATGCGAAGGCCCCGCTGGAAACGGCGGGGCCTTCTGCATTTCCGGGGGGCTCAGCGCAGGCGGTCGGCGCTGCGCATCACCAGGAACGAGGCTTTGAAACAGAGCGGTCCGACGATCAGCGACAGCACGAAGGCGACGGGCCAGGCGGCGATCCAGTGATGCATCCAGGTCGCGGCCCAGCCGCTGGCGAAGCCGAGCGGCACGGCGGCGAAGATGCCGGTCATCAGGAAGGACATGCTGCCCGAGATGAAGAGCTGCGCGAGGATCAGGGTGGAACGGGAAGTGGTCATGTGGGGCTCCATGGCGGTGCACGAGGGCAGGGGGCCGTGGAGGGCCGAAAGGTCCCGAGCGCTCCACGGTCCCCGGGTGACGGGGCGCCGCGGGTTCGTGGAACGACTAGCTCCCGCATGAAGCGGTGGCCGGGCTAACCTAACCGGCCTGACGTTTTTCGGCAGTGCCGGATGTAGAGGCCGGGCGGCGCGGCGTCAACCGCCGCAGCTTCCGGGCAGGGCCGCGACCCGGGCCCGAGATGGCGGATTGCATCTTTTCTCGTCGGTGCTAACATGCCCGTCTCCGCAAATGGGCGCATGCGCCCTTGGCAAGGGCGGCAAAACCCTTTAAGCGGAGCAGACGAGGGCAGCGCACGATTCGTCGCAGCCCTCGATTTCGTCCGAGACGGTGGGTGGGTGATCGGTCTTACGACTCGATGTCCGTAAGTCCTGCCTGAGACGGGAAGAGACATAACGTTCCGGGCCGATGTGTTCCGGTGGCGCGATGTGACGACCCGATCGGACCTTGAGGCCGGGGAAACCCGGCAGAACGAGCCGGAGGGGTCGATCCCCTCCATAACTTGGAGTGAAACTGTGGATAGAGCCCAGAAAGAGAAAGTGGTCGAGGAACTCGGCCAGATCTTTGAAAGCTCTGGCGTCGTAGTGGTAAGCCGCTACGAAGGTCTCACGGTTGCCGAGATGACGGATCTTCGTGCCCGCGCCCGCGCGGCCGGCACGTCGGTTCGCGTCGCCAAGAACAGGCTCGCCAAGATCGCCCTGAAAGGCACCGGCTGCGAGAGCATCGCCGACTACCTCGAGGGCATGACCGTTCTGACCTATTCCGAAGATCCCGTGGCAGCTGCCAAGGTGGTCGAGGACTTCGCCAAGGCAAACTCGAAATTCGAGATCCTCGGCGGCGCAATGGCTGGAACGGCTCTGGACCGGGCCGGTGTCGAGGCCGTGTCGAAAATGCCGTCGCGCGAGGAGCTCATTGCCTCCATCGTCGGCTGCATCGGCGCACCCGCTTCGAACATCGCCGGCGCGATTGGCGCACCTGCATCGAACATCGCATCCATTCTCTCGACCATCGAAGAGAAAGCTGCGTAACGGCACCCAACAGATCTTCGTGGGGTTGAAGACCTGCACGTTGGAACACATCTAGCTAAACGGAATACGTAAAATGGCTGATCTGAAAGCACTTGCTGAGCAAATCGTGAACCTCACGCTGCTCGAAGCACAAGAACTGAAAACCATCCTCAAGGACGAGTACGGCATCGAGCCCGCAGCAGGCGGCGCAGTGATGATCGCTGGTCCGGCAGCTGGTGGCGAAGCCGCAGCTGAGGAAGAGAAGACCGAATTCGACGTGATCCTCAAGTCGGCTGGCGACAAGAAGATCAACGTGATCAAAGAAGTCCGCGCCATCACCGGCCTGGGCCTGAAAGAAGCCAAAGAGCTGGTGGAAGCAGGCGGCAAGGCTGTCAAAGAAGGCGTGTCGAAGGACGAAGCCGAGTCGATCAAGAAGCAGCTCGAAGAAGCTGGCGCCGAGATCGAAGTCAAGTAATCGTCCCCCGGGCTTGCCCGGTACGATCGCAAAATTTGGCTGGATCCGGAGAAATCCGGGTCCAGCCGAACCCGTCTCAGCAAGGCCCATTTGACGGGGCTTTTCTAAGGCGAGTTCCAGGATCGGGAGGCTTCTGGTGGGACAGGGGCCAGGAATGGATCGGAACACTGCCGTCTCGGATGGATGTGCCGCTGGTGCCCGACAGCACGCGCGTCCAGTGAGAAGCGAAAGGTGAACAGACCTATGGCGCAAAGCTTTCTTGGCCAGAAACGTCTCCGCAGATATTACGGTAAAATTCGTGAGGTTCTGGAGATGCCGAACCTCATCGAGGTTCAGAAAAGCTCCTACGAACTCTTCCTGAAATCCGGCGACCAGCTGCAGCCCAGCGACGGCGAAGGCATCATGGGCGTCTTCCAGTCGGTCTTCCCGATCAAGGATTTCAACGAGACCGCCGTTCTGGAATTCGTCGGCTACGAGCTGGAGAAGCCGAAGTACGACGTCGAAGAGTGCATGCAGCGCGACATGACCTACAGCGCGCCGCTGAAGGTCACCCTGCGTCTCATCGTGTTCGATATCGACGAGGATACCGGCGCCAAGTCGGTGAAGGACATCAAGGAACAGGACGTCTTCATGGGCGACATGCCCCTGATGACCCCGAACGGTACGTTCATCGTGAACGGCACCGAACGCGTGATCGTGTCCCAGATGCACCGCTCGCCGGGCGTCTTCTTCGACCATGACAAAGGCAAGACCCACAGCTCGGGCAAGCTGCTCTTCGCCTGCCGCATCATTCCCTACCGCGGCTCCTGGCTCGATTTCGAATTCGACGCCAAGGACATCGTCTTCGCGCGTATCGACCGCCGTCGGAAGCTTCCGGTCACGACCCTGCTCTATGCGCTGGGTCTCGACCAGGAAGCCATCATGGATTCCTACTACGACACCGTGAACTACACGCTGCGTCGTGGCGAAGGCTGGGTGACCAAGTTCTTCCCCGAGCGGGTGCGCGGCACGCGCCCGACCTACGACCTCGTGGATGCGGACACCGGCGAGATCATCGCCGAGGCCACCAAGAAGGTGACCCCGCGCGCGGTGAAGGCCCTGATCGACGAAGGCAAGGTGAAGAACCTGCTGCTGCCCTTCGAGCAGATCGTCGGCAAGTTCGTCGCCAAGGACATCATCAACGAGGACACCGGCGCGATCTACGTCGAGGCCGGCGACGAGCTGACCTGGGAAGTCGACAAGGACGGTGACGTCACCGGCGGCACCCTGAAGGATCTGGTCGACGCGGGCATCACCGAGATTCCCGTTCTCGACATCGACAACATCACCGTCGGCGCCTACATGCGCAACACGATGGCGCAGGACAAGAACATGGACCGCAACAGCGCGCTCATGGACATCTACCGCGTCATGCGCCCGGGCGAGCCGCCGACCGTCGAGGCCGCCTCGTCGCTGTTCGACACGCTGTTCTTCGATTCCGAGCGCTACGACCTCTCGGCCGTGGGTCGCGTGAAGATGAACATGCGCCTTGCGCTGAGCAAGCCGGACACCCAGCGCACGCTGGACCGCGACGATATCGTCAAGTGCATCAAGGCGCTGGTCGAGCTGCGTGACGGCAAGGGCGAAGTGGACGACATCGACCACCTCGGCAACCGT
The Salipiger sp. H15 DNA segment above includes these coding regions:
- a CDS encoding S8 family serine peptidase, with translation MARITPPESTRGSGRYDGYHALWHLFTLGLIDSVATFDSDAWGEAEDRVTAGGRRTRVALIDVSVTPGHPNLDGAIAWDLAVDFFSSRLGTFPEPNGSRFKDLLAAAKPIGDARAKALFTELTAHLAKEDVAARDAAVTAQRVFPATSAAFSGHGTAMAGLIGARPVPPEMVQLVGTTVTPLPNDEDLQVDSPLAGHGLPYIGIDPTCEIVPISTSFDPDPEQFLAAMLYAHIIDADLIVLARDFPDPWRSPLTGALGKGGTVDPAELALLRETHPVTVSPEEETLWDSLHDLVPAMSMTRPILCASGNGGDTTMLYPGLLASDRNGIILVGAHTSLGTRAGYSNIGTDALPITLYAPSGDSERLDSEIVRLDQTSPDFHANTHAPGTLEESEPFSALDVISTDVPGAAGYNGSPFPEILPAENTLPDYRSYYCRFSGTSAATAIASGVLALAMSTGKVPRGDGVGAKKKLRGSAAPTNDAAAEPKLNWARI
- the secE gene encoding preprotein translocase subunit SecE, coding for MTNPLQFIQQTRSEIGKIAWPTRREVVLTTITVFVMATLTAVFFALVDILIRTGLQGLLSFFG
- the nusG gene encoding transcription termination/antitermination protein NusG, with the translated sequence MAKRWYSVSVLSNFEKKIAEQIRQAVAEQGLEDQIDEVLVPTEEVIEIRRGKKVTTERRFMPGYVLVHMEMSDRGYHLVNSINRVTGFLGPQGRPMPMRDAEVQAVLGRVQEGEETPRTLIHFEVGEKVKVNDGPFEGFDGMVEGVDDDNQRLRVSVSIFGRETPVELEFTQVSKQI
- the rplK gene encoding 50S ribosomal protein L11 yields the protein MAKKLAGKMKLQIPAGKANPSPPVGPALGQRGINIMEFCKAFNAKTQDMEVGAPCPTVITYYQDKSFTMDIKTPPASYYLKKAAGLKPVGKRNRPRGAEKPGRETIATVTVAQVREIAEAKMKDLSANDVEQAMQIILGSAKSMGIEVK
- the rplA gene encoding 50S ribosomal protein L1; protein product: MAKLGKRTRAAREAFVGKEELSVEDAIALIKANASAKFDETVEIAMNLGVDPRHADQMVRGVVGLPNGTGKTVRVAVFARGAKADEAQAAGADIVGAEDLMEIIQGGTIDFDRCIATPDMMPIVGRLGKVLGPRNLMPNPKVGTVTMDVAQAVKDAKGGQVQFRVEKAGVIHAGVGKASFDVNKLAENVRAFVGAVAKAKPTGAKGTYVKKISLSSTMGPGVSVDVVSATAE
- a CDS encoding DUF2798 domain-containing protein, yielding MTTSRSTLILAQLFISGSMSFLMTGIFAAVPLGFASGWAATWMHHWIAAWPVAFVLSLIVGPLCFKASFLVMRSADRLR
- the rplJ gene encoding 50S ribosomal protein L10, whose product is MDRAQKEKVVEELGQIFESSGVVVVSRYEGLTVAEMTDLRARARAAGTSVRVAKNRLAKIALKGTGCESIADYLEGMTVLTYSEDPVAAAKVVEDFAKANSKFEILGGAMAGTALDRAGVEAVSKMPSREELIASIVGCIGAPASNIAGAIGAPASNIASILSTIEEKAA
- the rplL gene encoding 50S ribosomal protein L7/L12, with protein sequence MADLKALAEQIVNLTLLEAQELKTILKDEYGIEPAAGGAVMIAGPAAGGEAAAEEEKTEFDVILKSAGDKKINVIKEVRAITGLGLKEAKELVEAGGKAVKEGVSKDEAESIKKQLEEAGAEIEVK